A DNA window from uncultured Methanoregula sp. contains the following coding sequences:
- a CDS encoding class I SAM-dependent methyltransferase — translation MAAILSNLEIIGGTLKRNLIGIRKGRTGGTNSARYCYSVWFRHLTWMFQNGITNIPETVVEFGPGDSIGIGLCALLSGVKKYYALDAVIHVDGAKNQVLFNEIVELFKKRANIPDNREFPLVHPVIDDYHFPFKIISDDQILINLSDARINQIRKELINFNNIENKFIRYIAPWNTIEDIKQNSIDMIYSQAVLEHIDDPAAVYEVMYNWAKPGGVISHEIDFKCHGLATEWNGHWGYSDWVWKLIRGRSDYLINRYPHSFHIRNIKKCGYKILCDNYMMVESTIQKKQINKKMLQYFEDDDLFIPSAFIQAIKPTNQSN, via the coding sequence ATGGCAGCAATATTATCAAATTTGGAAATAATTGGGGGTACTCTCAAACGAAATTTGATTGGAATACGGAAAGGGAGAACCGGTGGAACTAATTCAGCTCGCTATTGTTATTCTGTTTGGTTTAGACATTTAACATGGATGTTTCAAAATGGTATTACAAATATCCCAGAAACTGTCGTAGAATTTGGTCCGGGGGATTCAATTGGAATTGGGTTATGTGCATTATTATCCGGTGTAAAAAAATATTATGCACTAGATGCCGTTATACATGTTGATGGTGCGAAAAACCAAGTTTTATTTAACGAAATTGTTGAGTTGTTTAAAAAAAGGGCAAATATCCCAGATAATAGAGAATTTCCTCTTGTTCATCCAGTAATAGATGATTATCATTTCCCTTTTAAAATAATCTCTGATGATCAAATTCTAATTAACCTGAGTGATGCCAGAATTAATCAAATTCGGAAGGAATTAATCAATTTCAATAATATTGAAAACAAATTTATACGATATATAGCCCCATGGAATACTATTGAAGATATAAAACAAAATTCAATTGATATGATTTATTCACAGGCTGTTCTGGAACATATTGATGATCCTGCCGCGGTTTACGAAGTAATGTATAATTGGGCAAAACCGGGAGGTGTAATCTCTCATGAGATCGATTTTAAATGTCATGGTCTTGCAACTGAGTGGAATGGCCATTGGGGTTATTCTGATTGGGTATGGAAATTGATTAGGGGCAGATCAGATTATTTAATTAATAGATATCCTCATTCATTCCATATTCGCAATATAAAAAAATGTGGATACAAAATACTCTGTGATAATTATATGATGGTGGAATCAACAATCCAGAAAAAGCAAATTAATAAAAAAATGCTTCAATATTTTGAAGACGATGATTTGTTTATCCCTTCCGCATTTATTCAAGCGATTAAACCTACAAATCAGAGCAATTGA